A genomic window from Gossypium hirsutum isolate 1008001.06 chromosome D12, Gossypium_hirsutum_v2.1, whole genome shotgun sequence includes:
- the LOC107904756 gene encoding uncharacterized protein, with protein MNTRRHYYIQKHSTMIHIFVAFLLVSTSLGPVLSLQSVPDSGHRQLQNCTLNPYKDIQKLRRVQAYLKKINKPAVKTIQSPDGDVIDCVPSHLQPAFDHPQLKGQKPLKPAVRPKGHNLTEAVSESFQLWRDTGESCPKGTVPIRRTTEQDILRASSVRRYGRIRRHVRRDSTGYGHEHAVVFENGDQYYGARASLSVWAPRVTNEYEFSLSQIWIISGSFGNDLNTIEAGWQVSPELYGDNYPRFFTYWTSDAYQTTGCYNLLCSGFVQTNNKVAIGAAISPRSSYNGRQFDIGLMVWKDPKHGHWWLEFGPGLLVGYWPAFLFSHLRSHANMVQFGGEIVNTRSSGFHTSTQMGSGHFAEEGFRKAAYFRNLQTVDWDNNLVPLTNIHLKADRANCYDIRQGRNRVWGTYFYYGGPGRNVRCP; from the exons ATGAACACAAGAAGACATTATTATATACAAAAACATTCCACAATGATTCACATTTTTGTTGCTTTCCTTCTTGTTTCCACTTCTCTTGGCCCTGTCTTGTCTTTACAATCAGTACCGGATTCCGGTCACCGGCAACTACAGAACTGTACTTTAAACCCTTACAAAGATATTCAGAAGCTAAGAAGAGTCCAAGCTTATCTCAAGAAGATAAATAAGCCTGCTGTTAAGACCATTCAG AGTCCAGATGGTGATGTTATAGACTGTGTTCCGTCTCATCTTCAACCTGCTTTTGATCATCCTCAGCTTAAAGGGCAGAAACCATTG AAACCGGCTGTGAGGCCAAAAGGACATAACTTAACAGAAGCAGTCTCTGAAAGCTTCCAGCTATGGAGAGATACAGGTGAATCATGTCCTAAAGGGACAGTTCCAATTAGAAGAACAACTGAACAAGACATTCTTAGAGCAAGTTCTGTTAGAAGATATGGAAGAATAAGAAGACATGTACGGAGAGATTCGACCGGTTATGGCCATGAG CATGCAGTTGTCTTCGAGAATGGTGATCAATATTATGGAGCAAGGGCAAGTTTAAGCGTATGGGCGCCTCGTGTGACGAATGAATACGAGTTTAGCTTGTCACAGATATGGATCATCTCTGGTTCTTTTGGCAATGATTTGAACACCATTGAAGCTGGTTGGCAG GTTAGCCCTGAACTATATGGAGATAATTACCCAAGGTTCTTCACATACTGGACA AGTGATGCATACCAGACtacaggatgttacaacttgctTTGTTCTGGTTTTGTCCAAACCAACAACAAGGTTGCCATTGGAGCAGCAATCTCACCAAGGTCCTCTTACAATGGCAGACAGTTCGATATCGGATTAATGGTTTGGAAG gaTCCAAAACATGGACATTGGTGGTTAGAATTCGGACCAGGATTATTGGTGGGATACTGGCCTGCCTTTCTTTTTAGTCACTTGAGAAGCCATGCCAACATGGTACAATTTGGAGGAGAAATTGTGAACACTAGATCCTCAGGATTCCACACATCAACACAAATGGGCAGTGGTCATTTTGCAGAAGAAGGCTTTAGAAAAGCAGCTTATTTCAGGAACTTACAGACAGTTGATTGGGACAATAATTTGGTCCCATTGACAAACATTCATTTAAAGGCTGATCGTGCCAATTGTTACGACATCAGACAAGGAAGAAACCGTGTTTGGGGAACTTACTTTTATTATGGAGGCCCTGGAAGGAATGTAAGATGTCCTTAA